In one Nicotiana sylvestris chromosome 8, ASM39365v2, whole genome shotgun sequence genomic region, the following are encoded:
- the LOC104229303 gene encoding metalloendoproteinase 1-MMP — translation MSLFASYYYTFALFILLLSLPSFPARILKHDPLTELTADIQNNTWHAFVKFLDAGKGSELTGMSELKKYFQRFGYLSNIPDQNFTDFFDEDLESAVLNYQQNLGLTVTGKLDDETMNEIMLPRCGMSDLAHEHDHGSLHTTRNYAYFYGRPRWMKSSPMILSYAFSENYMIDYIDISEIKSAFKRAFSRWSSAIPVNFTEAEDYYTADIKIGFFRGDHGDGEPFDGVLGVLAHAFSPENGRFHLDAAETWAVDFDEERSRVAVDLESVATHEIGHVLGLAHSSVKDAVMYPSLSPRTKKRDLKLDDVEGVQALYGSNPNFKYTSSLEHDTSSSNWRTSSKWTTFLSLVALIFSLCL, via the coding sequence ATGTCTCTGTTTGCAAGTTATTATTACACTTTTGCTCTATTCATTCTCCTCCTTTCCCTTCCTTCTTTTCCCGCCAGAATCCTAAAACACGATCCTTTAACTGAATTAACCGCCGATATTCAAAACAACACGTGGCACGCTTTCGTTAAATTCCTCGATGCCGGAAAAGGAAGTGAACTCACCGGCATGTCGGAGCTGAAAAAATACTTCCAACGGTTTGGCTATTTGTCTAATATTCCCGATCAAAATTTCACCGATTTTTTCGACGAAGATTTAGAGTCTGCAGTACTCAATTACCAACAAAACCTCGGATTAACAGTCACCGGAAAATTAGACGACGAAACGATGAATGAAATTATGTTACCTCGTTGCGGGATGAGTGATTTAGCTCATGAACATGATCACGGCTCTTTACATACAACGAGAAATTACGCGTATTTTTACGGGAGACCTAGGTGGATGAAGTCATCGCCGATGAttttatcgtacgctttctctgaAAATTACATGATTGATTATATAGATATATCGGAGATTAAATCGGCTTTTAAAAGAGCGTTTTCGCGGTGGTCGTCAGCGATTCCGGTAAATTTCACGGAGGCGGAGGATTACTACACGGCGGATATTAAAATCGGGTTTTTCAGAGGCGATCACGGCGACGGAGAGCCGTTTGATGGAGTATTGGGAGTGTTAGCTCACGCTTTTTCGCCGGAAAATGGGAGGTTTCATTTAGACGCAGCAGAAACGTGGGCCGTTGATTTTGATGAAGAGAGGTCGAGAGTTGCCGTTGATTTGGAATCAGTGGCGACCCATGAGATTGGGCATGTACTTGGGCTGGCTCATTCTTCGGTTAAAGATGCTGTTATGTACCCAAGTTTAAGCCCAAGAACGAAGAAGAGGGATTTAAAGCTTGATGACGTGGAAGGGGTCCAAGCTTTATATGGGTCAAACCCGAATTTCAAGTACACGTCATCGTTGGAACATGACACGTCATCATCAAATTGGAGAACGTCATCAAAGTGGACCACTTTTTTGAGCTTGGTGGCTTTGATCTTTTCTTTATGTTTATGA
- the LOC104229302 gene encoding protein NONRESPONDING TO OXYLIPINS 2, mitochondrial isoform X1, whose product MASRCSRIINRASISSIRSAIKPNSQSASSSQSFPSFSASTRSKSSPLRRFSFSRIPSELGGLQSMLPLHNAVATARMTSCLSSTSRSSRALSQGTLCCTSPDL is encoded by the exons ATGGCTTCAAGGTGTAGCAGAATTATTAATAGAGCTTCAATTTCTTCTATCAGATCCGCCATTAAACCCAATTCCCAATCAGCTTCTTCTTCACAGTCGTTTCCCAGTTTCTCTGCCTCAACCAGATCTAAATCGTCCCCTCTCCGTCGTTTCTCTTTTTCAAG GATTCCGTCGGAACTGGGAGGGTTGCAGTCAATGTTGCCGCTACACAACGCAGTTGCTACGGCGAGGATGACGTCATGCCTGAGCTCAACATCGAGGAGTTCCAGAGCTCTTTCACAGGGTACTCTCTGCTGCACCTCTCCAGACCTCTAG
- the LOC104229302 gene encoding protein NONRESPONDING TO OXYLIPINS 2, mitochondrial isoform X2, whose translation MASRCSRIINRASISSIRSAIKPNSQSASSSQSFPSFSASTRSKSSPLRRFSFSRIPSELGGLQSMLPLHNAVATARMTSCLSSTSRSSRALSQELGLSVPR comes from the exons ATGGCTTCAAGGTGTAGCAGAATTATTAATAGAGCTTCAATTTCTTCTATCAGATCCGCCATTAAACCCAATTCCCAATCAGCTTCTTCTTCACAGTCGTTTCCCAGTTTCTCTGCCTCAACCAGATCTAAATCGTCCCCTCTCCGTCGTTTCTCTTTTTCAAG GATTCCGTCGGAACTGGGAGGGTTGCAGTCAATGTTGCCGCTACACAACGCAGTTGCTACGGCGAGGATGACGTCATGCCTGAGCTCAACATCGAGGAGTTCCAGAGCTCTTTCACAGG AGCTGGGTCTCTCGGTACCAAGGTGA
- the LOC104229302 gene encoding protein NONRESPONDING TO OXYLIPINS 2, mitochondrial isoform X3, with protein sequence MASRCSRIINRASISSIRSAIKPNSQSASSSQSFPSFSASTRSKSSPLRRFSFSRIPSELGGLQSMLPLHNAVATARMTSCLSSTSRSSRALSQDDTEGT encoded by the exons ATGGCTTCAAGGTGTAGCAGAATTATTAATAGAGCTTCAATTTCTTCTATCAGATCCGCCATTAAACCCAATTCCCAATCAGCTTCTTCTTCACAGTCGTTTCCCAGTTTCTCTGCCTCAACCAGATCTAAATCGTCCCCTCTCCGTCGTTTCTCTTTTTCAAG GATTCCGTCGGAACTGGGAGGGTTGCAGTCAATGTTGCCGCTACACAACGCAGTTGCTACGGCGAGGATGACGTCATGCCTGAGCTCAACATCGAGGAGTTCCAGAGCTCTTTCACAGG ATGATACTGAAGGAACGTGA
- the LOC104229302 gene encoding protein NONRESPONDING TO OXYLIPINS 2, mitochondrial isoform X4, which produces MASRCSRIINRASISSIRSAIKPNSQSASSSQSFPSFSASTRSKSSPLRRFSFSRIPSELGGLQSMLPLHNAVATARMTSCLSSTSRSSRALSQGT; this is translated from the exons ATGGCTTCAAGGTGTAGCAGAATTATTAATAGAGCTTCAATTTCTTCTATCAGATCCGCCATTAAACCCAATTCCCAATCAGCTTCTTCTTCACAGTCGTTTCCCAGTTTCTCTGCCTCAACCAGATCTAAATCGTCCCCTCTCCGTCGTTTCTCTTTTTCAAG GATTCCGTCGGAACTGGGAGGGTTGCAGTCAATGTTGCCGCTACACAACGCAGTTGCTACGGCGAGGATGACGTCATGCCTGAGCTCAACATCGAGGAGTTCCAGAGCTCTTTCACAGG GCACATGA
- the LOC104229304 gene encoding putative pentatricopeptide repeat-containing protein At5g47460, whose translation MPRFSNYELFKKCSIQLLSKRQQVDFNSRIIFISNQAQAGLSSEIALFNDYFQMLNSGSKPNAYSLVHLTRACTNLGLFSHGEQLHCCILKSGYVTNVFVTTALVNFYVKSQLLNKAHQLFEEMTQPNVVSWNTLISGYVRSGQFTAALNLFIQLERSELCPDSYSFTAALSACGPLCLLLVGRLLHAKIVKFGVECSIVVSNSLIDMYGKCGSTEESTNVFNSMMEKDTISWNSIIAANARNNRLEQAFDFLLQMPEPDTVSYNEVISGMAQFGKIEDAVGMLSRMPSPNSSSWNSIITGYVNRGRAKEALHFFQNMHRNNVHMDQFTFSSILSGIANIAAVTWGRFIHCCTIKYGVNETVVVGTSLIDMYSKCGQMKEAEILFESLPVKNLITWNTIISGYAHNGNSDEVIRLFGQLKLVKDLQPDGITFVNVLAACWHNKMSLQAANEYFKLMVKHYEICPMPEHCSSMIKLMGQEGDVSKAEKMIYELGFENCGLVWKALLGASVTCGDIKIAEVAAAKVIELEGDNEFVYVLLSNMYALHRKWIDVGGTREQMKERKVRKEAGWSWIEVENSTINSSMV comes from the coding sequence ATGCCAAGATTCAGCAACTATGAACTATTCAAGAAATGTTCCATTCAACTACTTAGCAAAAGGCAGCAAGTTGACTTTAATTCAAGAATCATTTTTATTTCCAATCAGGCACAAGCTGGCCTTAGTTCTGAAATTGCCCTGTTTAATGACTACTTTCAAATGTTGAATTCCGGTTCCAAGCCTAATGCTTATTCTCTGGTTCACTTGACCCGAGCATGTACCAATCTTGGTTTGTTTTCCCATGGCGAACAGCTTCACTGCTGCATTCTAAAATCTGGGTATGTCACCAATGTCTTCGTTACTACAGCTTTGGTCAATTTTTATGTGAAGTCTCAGCTTTTGAATAAGGCTCACCAGTTGTTTGAGGAAATGACTCAACCAAATGTAGTTTCTTGGAATACGTTGATTTCTGGGTATGTCCGTTCTGGGCAGTTTACTGCTGCTCTGAACTTGTTTATTCAGCTTGAAAGATCGGAACTTTGTCCTGATTCGTACTCTTTTACAGCTGCTTTATCAGCATGCGGACCACTTTGTTTACTACTAGTTGGAAGGTTATTACATGCTAAGATTGTGAAATTTGGTGTTGAGTGCAGCATTGTGGTCTCAAATTCTTTAATTGACATGTATGGAAAATGTGGCTCTACTGAAGAATCAACTAATGTGTTTAATAGTATGATGGAGAAGGACACTATTTCTTGGAATTCAATCATAGCAGCAAATGCAAGAAACAACAGGCTTGAACAGGCATTTGATTTCTTGCTTCAAATGCCTGAACCTGATACTGTTTCATACAATGAAGTAATTAGTGGCATGGCGCAGTTTGGTAAAATAGAAGATGCTGTAGGTATGTTATCAAGAATGCCAAGCCCAAATTCATCATCATGGAATTCGATAATAACAGGATATGTCAACCGAGGCAGAGCAAAAGAAGCTCTTCATTTTTTCCAAAACATGCATCGCAATAATGTTCATATGGATCAATTCACCTTTTCAAGTATATTAAGTGGCATTGCTAACATAGCAGCTGTAACATGGGGAAGGTTTATCCATTGTTGCACAATTAAGTACGGCGTGAATGAGACTGTTGTTGTTGGAACTTCTCTCATTGACATGTATTCTAAATGTGGGCAAATGAAGGAAGCTGAAATTCTGTTTGAATCTCTCCCTGTGAAGAATCTGATAACGTGGAACACGATTATATCTGGATATGCTCATAATGGTAATTCAGATGAAGTGATCCGGCTATTTGGGCAGTTGAAATTGGTGAAAGATTTACAACCAGATGGTATTACTTTCGTGAATGTCTTAGCTGCATGTTGGCATAATAAAATGTCTCTGCAGGCTGCAAATGAGTATTTCAAATTGATGGTCAAGCATTACGAGATATGTCCCATGCCGGAACACTGTTCTTCGATGATTAAGCTCATGGGACAAGAAGGGGATGTCAGTAAGGCCGAGAAAATGATTTATGAACTGGGATTTGAAAACTGTGGATTAGTTTGGAAAGCATTATTAGGTGCTTCTGTCACTTGTGGGGATATAAAAATAGCAGAAGTTGCAGCTGCGAAGGTGATAGAATTGGAAGGTGATAACGAGTTTGTTTATGTACTACTGTCTAATATGTATGCATTGCATAGGAAGTGGATAGATGTTGGTGGCACGAGGGAGCAGATGAAGGAGAGAAAAGTGAGAAAAGAAGCTGGTTGGAGTTGGATCGAAGTTGAAAACTCAACTATAAATTCATCCATGGTGTGA
- the LOC138876255 gene encoding uncharacterized mitochondrial protein AtMg00860-like, whose protein sequence is MDEAKVHAIQEWEAPIKVTELRSFLGLINYYRRFISGYSAKSAPLIELLNKNKPWVWTEHCQKAFECLKAAVTKEPVLALPHFAKTFEVHTDASDFAIGGVLMLDKHPIVFERPTSCRASMREHDYGLYHLPTKV, encoded by the coding sequence ATGGACGAGGCTAAGGTACATGCTATCCAGGAGTGGGAGGCACCCATAAAGGtaactgagttgagatccttccttggccttattaactactatcgtcggttcatcagTGGATACTCAGCAAAATCCGCACCATTGATTGAGTTGCTAAATAAGAACAAGCCATGGGTTTGGACGGAGCATTGTCAAAAGGCGTTTGAATGCCTTAAGGCAGCTGTAACAAAAGAGCCAGTCTTGGCATTACCTCACTTTGCCAAGACATTTGAGGTGCACACAGATGCCTCAGACTTCGCCATTGGGGGTGTCCTGATGCTGGATAAGCATCCCATAGTATTTGAGAGGCCTACCAGTTGCAGAGCGTCTATGAGAGAGCATGACTATGGACTTTATCACTTGCCTACCAAAGTATGA
- the LOC138876256 gene encoding uncharacterized protein has translation MDNMDKGLCTISTWDQFKAEFKQQFFPNNVLYEARRKLRELKQRGSIRNYVKEFTTLMYQIPNLTNDDLLFHFMDGLQNWAKQELQRRQVTDIDQAIVEVESLMDFRHDKHNKGNDKESKVNNVKGGGDRVKGKEIQQQYTKTQDFKKSSGHQGYAEKKGCYICGGPHGFRNCPDLKSLSAMQAIQPTENGNQYVDLTINNKLARTMVDIGATHNFVTEAAAKRLELKLAPTNSRVKTVNAEIQNTRGVANGVDVKLGTWKGMTNFTVTAMDIFDIILGQEFFRHCHTLIDPYLQRLLVMEREGDCMVPKVTMPHGQIQAQLSAMQVVKGIKKGESTFVATIASLEEDKNFQETVPPCIEKLLEEKKYVMPEELPKQLPPRREVDHKIELEPGAKPPAFAPYRMASPELEELKKQLKELLDVGHIRPSKAPFGAPQHHGGTHGALKEGFPSLMGERAIHQREKCEFAQSKVHFLGHVIRNGELRMDEAKVHDIQEWEAPIKAVVTDESVLALPNFAKTFEVHTDASDFAIGGVLMQDKHLIAFESPKLNETEQRYTVQKKELTAILNQTTKYVAKSTRELIVSDSYLVHP, from the exons atggACAACATGGATAAAGGTCTATGTACTATTAGCACATGGGATCAGTTCAAAGCGGAGTTCAAGCAacagttctttccaaacaatgtcttgtaTGAGGCAAGGCGCAAGCTTAGGGAATTGAAGCAAAGAGGGAGCATTCGTAACTATGTCAAGGAATTCACTACCCTTATGTATCAAATCCCCAACCTGaccaatgatgacttgttgttccacttcatggacgggttgcaaaattgggctaagcaggagttgcaacgccgacaagtcactgatatagaccaagccatagtgGAGGTCGAATCATTGATGGATTTCAGGCATGACAAGCACAACAAAGGAAATGACAAGGAGTCTAAGGTTAACAATGTAAAAGGTGGGGGAGACCGTGTCAAAGGcaaggagatacaacaacaatacaccaagactcaagatttcaAAAAGTCGAGTGGCCATCAGGGCTACGCCGAGAAGAAGGGATGTTATATATGCGGAGGGCCACATGGCTTCAGGAATTGTCCTGACCTCAAGAGCCTCAGTGCCATG CAAGCTATCCAACCTACCGAGAATGGCAATCAGTACGtggatctcaccatcaacaacaagcTCGCTCGTACAATGGTGGATATTGGAGCAACTCATAATTTTGTGACTGAGGCTGCCGCAAAGAGACTAGAATTGAAGCTTGCTCCAACCAACTCTCGTGTCAAGACCGTGAATGCCGAGATACAGAATACTCGTGGGGTAGCTAATGGAGTTGATgtcaaattgggaacttggaaaggtatgacaaactttaccgtaactgctatggatatctttgacatcatactggggcaagagttctttagacattgtcatactttGATCGACCCCTACCTCCAACGTCTCTTGGTTATGGAGCGAGAAGGAGATTGCATGGTACCTAAAGTGACTATGCCACACGGACAGATCCAAGCACAACTCTCAGCTATGCAGGTTGTCAAGGGGATCAAGAAGGGGGAGTCGACGTTCGTGGCAACCATTGCAAGTCTAGAGGAAGACAAGAATTTTCAAGAGACAGTGCCTCCATGCATAGAGAAGTTGCTTGAGGAGAAAAAATATGTCATGCCCGAGGAGTTACCTAAGCAATTGCCACCTAGGCGAGaggtggatcacaagattgagttggagccaggggctaagccacccgcatttgccccatatcgtatggcatcGCCCGAGCTGGAGGAGCTCAAGAAACAATTGAAAGAGTTGCTGGATGTTGGTCACATTCGCCCATCAAAGGCACCTTTTGGCGCACCA CAACACCATGGAGGAACACATGGAgcacttaaggaaggttttccaagtcttATGGGAGAACGAGCTATACATCAGAGAGAGAAGTGCGAGTTTGCacaatcaaaggtgcacttcttgggccatgtcattagaaATGGCGAGCTACGCATGGACGAGGCTAAGGTACATGATATCCAGGAGTGGGAGGCACCCATAAAG GCAGTTGTAACAGATGAGTCAGTCTTGGCATTACCTAACTTTGCCAAGACATTTGAGGTGCACACAGATGCCTCAGACTTCGCCATTGGGGGTGTCCTGATGCAAGATAAGCATCTCATAGCATTTGAGAGCCCCAAGTTAAATGAGACGGAGCAGCGTTACACGGTGCAAAAGAAGGAATTGACTGCCATT TTAAACCAGACAACAAAGTATGTTGCAAAGAGCACAAGGGAACTGATTGTATCTGATTCCTATCTGGTTCATCCATGA